From the genome of Mesorhizobium japonicum MAFF 303099, one region includes:
- a CDS encoding ABC transporter permease: MTAASLDTAARSSAERGALARARLLRGLLPALSLALVLAAIAWLNPRAISYFGFSLMLNLAIPIALATIAQMFVISGNELDLSIGTFVGFVGCVTATWLKDAPLIGVAILLGSIGVYALLGALIHLRNLPSIVVTLGMSFVWQGLAILVLPKPGGKAPDWLLAIMSFKPPLIPFPIIAALLIGLVVHFGLMRTSYGVILRGSGGNPAALKRAGWSLLRTKIVLFALAGLFGVLSGMALIGITTSADANIGNGYTLLSIAGVILGGGEFVGGRVSPIGAVIGALTLALAASPLLTFMHIPPDWQVAANGAILIIVLAARVLISRRER, translated from the coding sequence ATGACCGCCGCCAGCCTCGACACCGCCGCCAGGAGTTCCGCCGAGCGCGGCGCGCTGGCGCGCGCCCGCCTGCTGCGCGGGCTGCTGCCGGCGCTGTCGCTGGCATTGGTGCTCGCCGCCATAGCCTGGCTCAACCCGCGCGCCATCAGCTATTTCGGCTTCAGCCTGATGCTGAACCTGGCGATCCCGATCGCGCTGGCGACGATCGCGCAGATGTTCGTCATTTCAGGTAACGAGCTCGACCTGTCGATCGGCACCTTCGTCGGGTTCGTCGGCTGCGTCACCGCGACCTGGCTGAAGGACGCGCCGCTCATCGGCGTCGCCATCCTGCTCGGCTCGATCGGCGTCTATGCGCTGCTCGGCGCCCTGATCCATCTGCGCAATCTGCCGTCGATCGTGGTGACGCTCGGCATGAGTTTCGTCTGGCAGGGGCTGGCCATCCTCGTCCTGCCCAAGCCCGGCGGCAAGGCGCCGGACTGGCTGCTGGCGATCATGTCGTTCAAGCCGCCTCTCATTCCCTTCCCGATCATCGCGGCACTGCTGATCGGCCTCGTCGTCCATTTCGGCCTGATGCGCACCTCCTATGGCGTGATCCTGCGCGGCTCCGGCGGCAATCCGGCCGCGCTCAAGCGTGCCGGTTGGTCGCTGCTCAGAACCAAGATCGTGCTGTTTGCGCTGGCCGGCCTGTTCGGCGTGCTGTCCGGCATGGCGCTGATCGGCATCACCACCTCGGCCGACGCCAATATCGGCAATGGCTACACGCTGCTTTCGATCGCTGGCGTCATCCTCGGCGGCGGCGAATTCGTCGGTGGCCGGGTGTCGCCGATCGGCGCGGTGATCGGCGCGCTGACGCTGGCGCTGGCGGCGTCGCCGCTGCTCACCTTCATGCACATCCCGCCGGACTGGCAGGTCGCCGCCAACGGCGCCATCCTGATCATCGTGCTGGCGGCGCGGGTGCTGATCAGCCGCAGGGAGAGGTGA
- a CDS encoding ABC transporter permease → MSLVRSLAGKPWVWSFLGALVVWLATIAFTGGYGAGGMVTAALSLAVFTVIVGVGQMFVITLGPGNVDLSLPANIGLASAVAMKVMAGSDSMIVVGLLAALATGAAIGAVNYLLIWALRIPPIIATLSASFIIQSIDISYGRGLQIKPPPGFADFTNWQVLGIPVLAVLTVLFTIGAAIALQRMIYGRSVLAIGQNIRAAWLAGVNVGRIRFLTYTLSGALGGIDGALLAGYFRGANVDIGNEYLLASIAVVVIGGTSVAGGKANVPGVWGAALFLVLLLTMLNTFGVSAGVRLLLTGLIIVGVITAAGGEKAVR, encoded by the coding sequence ATGTCATTGGTTAGATCGCTGGCCGGCAAACCCTGGGTATGGTCGTTCCTCGGCGCGCTTGTCGTGTGGCTGGCGACTATCGCCTTCACCGGCGGCTATGGCGCCGGCGGCATGGTCACGGCGGCGTTGTCGCTCGCCGTGTTCACCGTCATCGTCGGCGTCGGCCAGATGTTCGTCATCACGCTCGGCCCCGGCAATGTCGACCTGTCGCTGCCGGCCAATATCGGCCTCGCCAGCGCGGTCGCCATGAAGGTGATGGCCGGCAGCGATTCCATGATCGTGGTCGGCCTTCTGGCGGCGCTCGCCACGGGTGCCGCGATAGGCGCGGTCAACTATCTGCTGATCTGGGCGCTGCGCATTCCGCCGATCATCGCCACTTTGTCGGCGAGCTTCATCATCCAGTCGATCGACATCAGCTATGGGCGCGGGCTGCAGATCAAGCCGCCGCCGGGCTTTGCCGATTTCACCAACTGGCAGGTGCTGGGTATTCCCGTGCTGGCGGTGCTGACCGTGCTGTTCACCATCGGCGCGGCGATCGCCCTGCAGCGCATGATCTATGGTCGCTCGGTGCTGGCGATCGGCCAGAACATCCGCGCCGCCTGGCTCGCCGGCGTCAATGTCGGGCGCATCCGCTTCCTCACCTACACGCTGTCTGGCGCGCTCGGCGGCATCGATGGCGCCCTGCTCGCCGGCTATTTCAGGGGCGCCAATGTCGACATCGGCAATGAATATCTGCTCGCCTCGATCGCCGTCGTCGTCATCGGCGGCACGTCGGTCGCCGGCGGCAAGGCCAATGTGCCCGGCGTGTGGGGAGCGGCGCTGTTTTTGGTGCTGCTGCTCACCATGCTCAACACGTTCGGCGTCAGCGCCGGCGTGCGGCTGCTGCTGACGGGGCTGATCATCGTCGGGGTGATTACGGCGGCGGGCGGGGAGAAGGCGGTGCGGTGA